A window from Methanomassiliicoccus sp. encodes these proteins:
- the porA gene encoding pyruvate ferredoxin oxidoreductase: protein MAVKTITGDQAVAYGAMLARAEVVPGFPITPQTVIIEQISEFINDGLMDADFIPAESEHSVMSVAVGASAGGVRTFTATSSQGLALMYEMLFAAAPTRLPVVMAVANRSLGAASGIWTEHNDSVPVRESGWLQVYVEDNQEALDMIIQAFRIAEDRRVMLPIMVCLDGFILSHVVEGVDIPEQAVVDRFLPRFAPVNVLDPRDPIMMNPVTPPEFATELRYQQDRAVEAARTVIGEADEEFAALTGRRYGGLFEAYRLEDAEFALIGLGTWAGIAREVVDQLRAEGKKAGLIKLRYMRPFPGQELRQATLNLKALGTFDRSAAFNGYGPVFTEVRNALYGSGITVTDHLAGIGGRDITAEMVRDMYGLVERSARGEKVRDCTWHALRGEME, encoded by the coding sequence ATGGCAGTGAAGACGATCACCGGCGACCAGGCGGTTGCGTACGGGGCGATGCTGGCCCGCGCCGAGGTCGTGCCTGGGTTCCCCATCACCCCCCAGACGGTCATAATCGAGCAAATTTCCGAGTTCATCAACGACGGCCTGATGGACGCCGACTTCATCCCCGCGGAGAGCGAGCACTCGGTCATGTCGGTGGCGGTCGGGGCGTCCGCCGGGGGGGTGCGGACCTTCACCGCCACATCGTCCCAGGGCCTGGCCCTCATGTACGAGATGTTGTTCGCCGCCGCACCGACGCGCCTGCCGGTGGTCATGGCCGTGGCCAACCGCAGCCTGGGGGCCGCGTCGGGCATCTGGACGGAGCACAACGACTCGGTGCCGGTGCGGGAGAGCGGTTGGCTGCAGGTGTACGTGGAGGACAACCAGGAGGCGCTGGACATGATCATCCAGGCCTTCCGCATTGCCGAGGACCGTCGGGTGATGCTGCCGATCATGGTATGCTTGGACGGTTTTATTCTCTCCCACGTGGTGGAGGGCGTGGACATCCCGGAGCAGGCAGTGGTGGACCGCTTCCTTCCCCGGTTCGCCCCGGTGAACGTTCTGGATCCCAGGGACCCAATCATGATGAACCCGGTGACTCCGCCCGAGTTCGCCACCGAGCTTAGGTACCAGCAGGACCGGGCAGTGGAGGCCGCCAGGACAGTGATCGGGGAGGCAGACGAAGAGTTCGCCGCCCTCACCGGCCGGCGGTACGGCGGGCTGTTCGAAGCGTACCGCCTGGAGGATGCCGAGTTCGCCCTTATCGGCCTAGGCACCTGGGCCGGCATCGCCCGGGAGGTCGTCGACCAGCTGAGGGCGGAGGGCAAGAAGGCCGGACTGATCAAGCTCCGGTACATGCGCCCCTTCCCCGGGCAGGAGCTGCGGCAAGCGACGCTAAACCTCAAGGCGCTGGGCACCTTCGACCGCTCAGCGGCGTTCAACGGCTACGGCCCGGTGTTCACCGAGGTCCGCAACGCGCTGTATGGCAGCGGGATAACCGTGACCGACCACCTGGCTGGGATAGGTGGGCGGGACATCACCGCGGAGATGGTAAGGGACATGTATGGCCTGGTGGAGCGGAGCGCCCGGGGGGAGAAGGTCAGGGACTGCACCTGGCATGCGCTGAGAGGTGAGATGGAATGA
- a CDS encoding thiamine pyrophosphate-dependent enzyme yields MTRMTSMKDVPREDMLTHGHGACPGCGYAATAKNIAKMLGPNTVVYVPASCLVVFGALYPYSSWKTPYMFTAFENTGAVTTGIKAALRRRHLDATVVGMAGDGGTFDIGLQALSGAAERNEDVIYVCLDNEAFMNTGIQRSSATPFGAWTTTTPVGLEVKGNRRFKKDIARIVADHDVPYVATLSVAHFTDFVRKVQKAKEVRGFRFLHCLTPCIPGWRIEPSKGVSINRLAVDTGMWTLYEVENGVPKVTYKPKAMTPVTEYLKLQGRFKHMSEADVRQLQAWLCAKWRAHYGEEAPSPPCVMPGHEEVLAHDGDPLYGI; encoded by the coding sequence ATGACGAGGATGACGAGCATGAAGGACGTGCCTCGGGAGGACATGTTGACCCACGGCCATGGAGCCTGCCCGGGATGCGGCTACGCGGCAACGGCGAAGAACATTGCCAAGATGCTCGGTCCGAACACCGTGGTGTACGTGCCCGCCTCCTGTCTGGTCGTGTTCGGTGCACTCTACCCCTACTCATCGTGGAAGACTCCGTACATGTTCACCGCCTTCGAGAACACTGGGGCAGTGACCACGGGAATTAAGGCAGCGCTGCGGCGCAGGCACCTCGACGCCACGGTGGTGGGGATGGCCGGCGACGGGGGTACCTTTGATATCGGCCTGCAGGCGCTGTCAGGAGCGGCGGAGCGGAACGAGGACGTCATATACGTCTGCTTGGACAACGAGGCGTTCATGAACACCGGCATACAGAGGAGCAGCGCCACCCCCTTCGGGGCGTGGACGACCACCACCCCGGTGGGTCTCGAGGTCAAGGGCAACCGCCGATTCAAGAAGGACATCGCCCGCATCGTGGCCGACCACGACGTACCGTACGTTGCGACACTGTCGGTCGCACACTTCACCGACTTCGTGCGTAAGGTGCAGAAGGCCAAAGAAGTCCGAGGCTTCAGATTCCTTCACTGCCTGACGCCGTGCATCCCGGGTTGGAGGATCGAGCCTTCCAAGGGGGTGAGCATCAACCGCCTCGCGGTGGATACGGGCATGTGGACGCTGTACGAGGTCGAGAATGGGGTGCCCAAGGTGACCTACAAGCCGAAGGCCATGACCCCGGTCACTGAGTACCTGAAGCTACAGGGGCGGTTCAAGCACATGAGCGAGGCCGATGTGCGGCAGCTGCAGGCATGGCTCTGTGCGAAGTGGAGGGCCCACTACGGAGAGGAAGCTCCCAGTCCCCCCTGCGTGATGCCGGGGCACGAGGAAGTGTTGGCCCACGACGGCGATCCCCTCTACGGGATCTAG
- the nifH gene encoding nitrogenase iron protein has translation MRQVAIYGKGGIGKSTTTQNTVAALATAGKKVMVVGCDPKADSTRLLLHGLCQKTVLDTLRDEGDDIDLEDILKPGFSNTRCVESGGPEPGVGCAGRGIITSINMLEQLGAYTPDLDYVFYDVLGDVVCGGFAMPIREGKAEEIYIVASGELMALYAANNISKGIQKYATTGKVRLGGIICNSRKVDNEYALLKAFAEELGSQLIHFVPRDNLVQRAEINKKTVIDFDPESNQANEYRKLAKAIDENKMFVIPKPMKQDRLEDLMMQHGFLEAC, from the coding sequence ATGAGGCAAGTAGCAATCTACGGAAAAGGCGGTATAGGCAAGTCGACCACGACCCAGAACACCGTTGCAGCCTTGGCCACGGCAGGCAAGAAGGTGATGGTCGTAGGGTGCGATCCCAAGGCAGACTCCACCAGGTTACTGCTGCACGGACTATGTCAGAAGACGGTGCTCGACACTCTCCGTGATGAGGGCGACGACATCGATCTCGAGGACATACTGAAGCCGGGCTTCAGCAACACCCGTTGTGTCGAATCAGGAGGTCCCGAACCGGGAGTTGGTTGCGCAGGCAGGGGAATCATCACCTCCATAAACATGCTTGAGCAGCTGGGCGCTTACACTCCCGACCTGGATTATGTGTTCTACGACGTCCTAGGCGATGTCGTCTGCGGTGGGTTCGCCATGCCCATCCGGGAGGGAAAGGCAGAGGAGATATACATTGTCGCCTCGGGTGAACTGATGGCCCTTTACGCGGCGAACAATATCTCCAAGGGGATTCAGAAGTACGCTACCACCGGCAAGGTCCGGCTCGGGGGGATCATTTGCAATAGTCGTAAGGTCGACAACGAATACGCCCTGCTGAAGGCCTTCGCCGAGGAGCTAGGCTCCCAGCTCATCCATTTCGTTCCCAGGGACAATCTGGTGCAAAGGGCAGAGATCAACAAAAAAACGGTCATCGACTTCGATCCCGAGTCCAACCAGGCCAACGAATATCGGAAACTGGCCAAGGCAATCGACGAGAACAAGATGTTCGTGATCCCCAAGCCGATGAAACAGGACCGTCTGGAGGATCTGATGATGCAGCACGGGTTCCTGGAGGCCTGCTGA
- a CDS encoding P-II family nitrogen regulator, translated as MLLIRAIVRPEKKDEVLAALWAEGFPAATLVDVVGRGKQKGIKVGNVVYDEIPKTMIMVVIHDEQKKAIIDTILHSAKTGENGTFGDGKVFVSMIDEAYTISRGGKGL; from the coding sequence ATGTTATTGATACGAGCCATAGTGCGCCCGGAGAAGAAGGACGAAGTGCTGGCAGCCCTGTGGGCTGAAGGATTCCCGGCCGCCACGCTCGTGGATGTGGTGGGGCGTGGAAAGCAGAAGGGCATCAAGGTCGGGAACGTCGTCTACGATGAGATCCCCAAGACCATGATCATGGTAGTCATTCACGATGAACAGAAGAAAGCCATCATTGACACCATCTTGCACTCCGCCAAGACCGGGGAGAACGGCACCTTCGGGGACGGCAAGGTGTTCGTAAGCATGATCGACGAGGCCTATACAATATCCCGGGGCGGAAAGGGACTGTGA
- a CDS encoding P-II family nitrogen regulator produces MKEIMAIVRMNKTSVTKKALIEAGVAGFTAVKVMGRGRLVTDPAILEEKKVELMKMAHDDINDPKDVEHQVVTFLNGSRPFPRRLFTVLVHDEDVPRVIEAISTVNRTEGGIGDGLVLVLPVVDAIRVRTGESGEAAIW; encoded by the coding sequence ATGAAAGAGATCATGGCAATCGTGCGGATGAATAAAACCAGCGTCACCAAGAAAGCCCTCATCGAGGCCGGGGTGGCCGGTTTTACCGCGGTTAAGGTCATGGGTCGAGGTAGACTCGTGACCGACCCTGCGATCCTGGAGGAGAAAAAGGTCGAACTGATGAAAATGGCCCACGACGACATCAACGACCCCAAGGACGTCGAACATCAGGTGGTCACCTTCCTAAACGGGTCAAGGCCGTTCCCCAGAAGGCTCTTCACCGTTCTGGTGCACGATGAGGACGTCCCAAGGGTGATAGAGGCGATATCCACAGTCAACAGGACCGAGGGTGGGATCGGCGACGGTCTGGTGCTTGTGCTCCCCGTTGTGGACGCTATCCGGGTAAGGACCGGCGAATCGGGCGAGGCCGCCATCTGGTAA